The Rhinoraja longicauda isolate Sanriku21f chromosome 28, sRhiLon1.1, whole genome shotgun sequence DNA segment ctgtatCAGCCTGTCATCACTGGAGAGCAGATCTgacccactatctacctcattggaggccttcaAAGTATCTTTaagtggactttactggactttattttgcactaaacgttattccctttatactgtggatggcttagtTATAatccttttctctgactggatagcaggcaacaaaaaattattttcactgtacacgtgacaataataaactaaactaatctaaaaaaatcaaatccttcatagagtcatagtcatagagtgatacagtgtggaaacaggccctttggcccaactcacccacaccgccaacaatgtcccagctgcactagccccacttgcctgtgcttggtccatatccctccaaacctgtcctatccatgtacctgcctaactgtttcttaaacgatgggatagtcccagcctcaactacctcctctggcagcttgttccatacttatCTTTGCAATTGACAAGTTAGATACGTATATAAAACCAATACCCACCATTAAACTAGTGTTTCACAAATCTTGTACTTTTACAATGACTGGAGTAGAGCAGTGGAAGTTACAAAAATAATCTGGTaataagtaaaatggacaagggagagccagtggatgtagtgtacctggactttcagaaaggctttgataaggtcccacaggagattagtgggaaaaattagagcacatggtattgggggtagggtattgacatggatagaaaattggttggcagaaggaaacaaagagtagggactaacgggtccctttcagagtggcaggcagcgactactggggtaccgcaaggctcagtgctgggaccgcagctatttacaatatacatgaatgagttagatgaaggaattaaaagtgacaatagcaaatttgcagacaacacaaagctgggtggcagtgtgaactatgaagaggatgctatgaggatgcagggtgacttggacaggttgtgtgagtgggcagatgcatggcagatgcagtataatgtggataaatgtgagatccactttggtggcaagaacaggaaggcagatttttatctgaatggtgtcagtcaGGTTaggaaaggggaagtacaaagatgcctgggtgtccttgtacatcagtcactgaaagtaagcatgcaggtacagcaggcagtgaagaaagctaacggtatgttggccttcataataagaggagttgagtaaaggagcaaagaggaccttctgcagttgtacagggccctggtgagaccgcacctggagtattgtgtgcagttttggtctcctaatttgaggaaagacattcttgctattgagggagtgcagcgtaggttcatgaggttaattcctgggatggcgagactgtcatatggtgaaagaatggagcgactgggcttgtattcactggaatttagaaggatgggaggggatcttatagaaacatataaaattattaagggattggacacgatagatgcaggaaacatgttcccgatgttgggggagtcccgaaccaggggccacagtttaagaataaggggtaggccttttagtactgagatgaggaaaagctttttcacccagagagttgtgaatctgtggaattctctgcctcagcgatTCGCTGGATGCatctaaaagagagttagatagagctcttagggctagtgaaatcaagggatatggggagaaggtaggaacggggtagtgatagtggttgatcagccatgatcacattgaatgacggtgctggctggaagggccgaatggtctactcctgcacctattgtctatgtatctgtgaATCTCAATTTCACTGAATATAATGTATAAAGATTGGCACAAACAATGCCCTACCTCTCTTCGATGTTTGCAATGTTAATGCTGGAATCATCATTTTCTTTGTTCCTGTAAAATTCCATGAgtgaacaccatttaaaagagatttggacaggtacatggacaggaaaggtttagagggatgtgggccaaacatgggtggatggatgggtaggttggttggttggttagttatTTGATTGAAATgtagagcatggaagcaggcccggaatgtccacgccaaccatccatcacccgttcacactattcaacgacatcccattttcgcattcactccctacacattaggggcaatttacagaggccaataattaCATCCCCTCAGATTCCAAAATTCTAAATCAACACCCAAAGTCGGAAACAATTGATTACAGATTGTTTCTCtttgttaaatatatgttttctAACCATACAGAGCTGGAGATAGTCTACAAAAATTAAATCTGTTGCTTTTCTTTTTAATTGTAATTGATAAGGTGAacgcgcagagtcttttacccacgaTAGGGGTATGAGGAacctaaggatgagaggggaaaaatttaataggaacctgaggggcatcttttgcacacagagggtggtgggtatatgaaacgaggggtcagtggatgtagttgaagcaggtacaaaaacaatatttaaaagacatttggacagatacgtgtATAGGAACAGTTTGGTTGGATAtcggccaaacacgggcaggtgggacgaatgtaaatggggcatctttgttagcatggacaagctgggccaaagggcctgtttccgtgctgtatgactttatgactctaacgcaaatgtaaaaatgattgGACAGCAACATCAATTCCCCACTAATAAAATGTGCTGGTTATTTtgcatttcttttatttttactACAAATGAAGTAGAGCAGTAGAAGTTACAACAGAAATCTCCGCTTCGCTGAATATAGCGGTAAAATATAAACATTTGCACAGGACAGTGCCCTACCTTTCTTCCACGTTTAAGTCTCTGCTGGAGTCTCCAGTCTTCTTGCTCCTGTAAAAATTCAATGAATAATAAAACATAGCAATCCTTCTGCAGATATTTCTGTtacgcagaacatagaacaggtcaGCGCAAGaaaaggaccttcagcccacaaatgtctgtgccaaacatgatgccaagaccaactcttatctgcctgacaTAAACATAATCTATATCCATCCATTTCCAACATATCCAAATGCCTAACCAGAAGTCTCTCAAATGtcacgatcatatctgcctcaaccacaaaccccgtgttccaggcactcaccactctctgtatttaaaaaaacttgtcccgcatgtctcctttaaactttaaagctatgccctccagtttttgattttttcatcctgagaaaaagattctgactgtctacactatcgaagcctctcataatttgatatacttctatcaagtctccccgcaacctccagcattccagagaaaacaatccaagtctgcccaacctttccctgtggGTAAtgccccttaatccaggcatcattctagtaaacctcctgtgcactctttccaaagcctccacatccctttCCGTAATAGGgtaaccagaaatgcacacaatacccaaatgcagcctaaccaaagttctacaaacctgcatgatgacttcctgactctctcACACAATGCccccataccatatgccttcattAGCACTCTATTTAATTGtgctgtcactttcagggagttatggacttggaccccatgaGTCCTCTGCACATCAAAGATCCCTCCATACTGCTGTTGAGGTCATGCTATTCATTCCATATTTTCCCttgacatttgacctcccaaagtgcaacacctcacacttgcttggattaaactctacCTGCCATTTCCCCAgctatttctgcagctgatcaaaTCTGGCTGTAACTCAGCAACCAACCAAGGTCTCAGCAGTGTCAATTCATCCTCACAGATGGCCAGCTGCGATTTAGAAGgacaaaaagagagaaaaagcagCAAATATTTCTTCAGAAGGAAAGAAGTGGGATTGAAAAACAGAATCGATCTCCAAATTAGCCTTTGATGCAAATCATAGAtgagtctcatcccggtcactccctcttctcccctatcccatcaggcaggaggtatggaagtgtgaaaatggatacctccagattcagggacagtttgctcccagctgttttcaggcaactgaaccatccctctCACTAGCTTGAGAgtggtcctggcctcccatctaccttgttttagacctttgaactatctcgaATCGGTCTTTATTAGACTTTATTTTACACTGGACGTTATACTTTTTATCCTGTACActctgaacggcttgattgtaaccatgtacagtcttttcgctgactggatagcatgcaacaaaaagcttttcactgtacctcagtacacatggcaataataaactaagctaaatgcatggagtctcttgcccagaggaagtgaatcgaggaccagaggacataggtttaagttgaaggggaaaatatttaacaggaatctgaggggtatttttttcacataaagggtggtgggagtatggaacaagctgccagaggaggtaggtgaggcagggactatcccaatgtttaagaaacagttagacaggtacatggataggacaggaatggagggatatgggccaaataggggcaggtgggactattgtagtggggcaagttgggcctatgaCTTTATGACGAAACTACTTGATTGAAACATGCATAGTTCCTGATCATAGCGTTGTGAGATGCTGTTGGTTATTTATGTCAGACCTGAGGAAGGTATCTTCATTCGGAGCGCAGAGAAACTTTGGAAATCTCAGCCAGCTCTGATGCTCTATTGTTGGATATGGTCAAGACTGAGGACGACAGATATTTGGAGAGAAAGCAAATCCATCAAGCGGTGTCAGGACAGGAAGATGGAGATGAGGTAGATTATTGAGCACCTTACCTTTCAGCAGGGCATGAGTTGGTGCCAAGCATTTCAACGTCCTTGCTCCTGTAGGATGTAGTGAGGAGATAAAATGTGACAATATTTCCCCAGGTATACACACCAAGAGATAAACCATGTCccagcacctgggtctctggcactgtaagataaTAACTCTACCGCCGCAACACTGTGTGGCCCAAACTCCAAACACGATTTTTTTCATTTTCCGTCACAAGTGACAAGTTTGACAAAGAAAGATTTGACCTTTAACATCAAAGCTCCACTTATCGAATTCTCTGgtgttttacatttattttttaccCGTGAAGAGCAGAATACGTTCCAAAGCTAATACTGAATTGAATATAAGAGTAAAATATAAAGTTCTGATAAAAACAGTGCCTTACCTTTCCTCAGTGTTTAACCCAAGGCAAGAATCATCAGTTTCTTTTTTCCTATAAAATTTAACAAGTAAATAAATTACAACAATTCTTCCGCAGTATTAACGCAGAACCCACGGACTAAACTATATCTCGGCATTGCCCCAGCACCCTCACTGATGGCCATTTGCGATTTAGAAGAAAGGGCAAATAAATTGTGGGCCCACTGTGGACAGGTGTTGGATGTGCAGATGGTATGGTCTGCCCCTCGGAGATACCTTACTGCAATAGAGAGTCTGTGCTGGGGATGTTAGCCTGGGAGTGGACATTGATGTTCGTCCACTTATCCTTCCGATGGAAACGAGGTAAGTTATGGATGCAACATTGGTGGTATCTCTTCCGTACTTTAAGATGCTTGCTGTAATGTGCCCATGGCTCAGAGACTTACAGGAGGGAAGGTAAATCAAAATCCCCATGCAGGGTCCACAGACCCCAACTTCACTCACTCTTCCCAGAGTCAAGGCTACCCCAATCCACCTGTTTATTATCACACAATTTTATTATCGGTGTCTTCCTTCACTACAAAGTGTGCATAGTTTGCTCCattccaggaaagatgtggaagctttggagagggttcataaaaggtttaccagaataataaCCATGCTCATAATAGTAatctattagccaagtatgttttgcaacatatgaggaatttgatttgccatatagtcataccaataaagagcaacaagacacccaaataaatgttTAACATGGACATCCGCCAAAGAGACACCCCCACattcctctctgtgatggaaggcaatcttcttcccttctttcttctcccgcggtcgggtcactcgaaccttccgttgtcggggcgatcctGGCTCACGCAGCTGACGGTCGAGTCCTCCgcatcggggcaatcaagctcccgcatcagggggacctcagctccccgcgccaggcgatcggaccccgggtcggtgCTGGTCGAGCCTCGTGTGGCTTGGAGCTtctcgacatcagtctctacccgagactgcgagctcctcgatgttggaatcgcgggccgcggttggagcgtcgatcccaggcaaaggatggtaagtccacggccccgcggtggggctcaaagtcagtctcgagcaaagccgccagttccatgatgttaggccgcagagcaaccggagatacgatccagaaaaaaaatcacatctctgtccaggtaagagattgaaaaaagttcccccccccctacataaaacaaaccaaagaacattaacacatacttttaaaacacactaaaaataacaaaaaagacaaaaggacagacaggctgttggtgaggctgccatcgctgacggcgccacccgaatGCTGACTGgataagaggttggacaaacgtggattgttttctctggaagatcAGACATTGAGGAGAGGCCTgaaagaagtacataaaattataagaggcatagattgggtaaacagtccaaagctttttcccagggtggaaaggtcaaggactaaagggcataggtttaaggggagaggggcaaagattaaaggagatgtgtgcgacaattgtttttacacagagaaaaattttttttgcatgctatttgATTAGATCAGGTAAAATCGTAAATAAATGCAatcgccaaactcaagtacaataggaagagcagaggggaagatataaagtgaagaatatagttcacagcattgtagcattacagtgAGTCAAAGTCCACTGTGCACAATGGAGCAGAGGTGCATCGGACAGTACATTCTGGAAGACCTTTTAAAAGCCTGATAATggaagggaagaagttgttcttgagtctgttggtgcccgctttcaagcttctgtatctttttgcccaatgggagctgGGTGAGgaaggaatgattggggtgggaaaggtctctgattatgttggctactttattAAAgggagcgtgaagtgtagatggagtcaatggtggggagtttggaatgtgtggtggactggggtacgtccacaactctgcaatttcttgcagtcgtaGGCAGAGatcttcccaaaccaagctgtgatgcaacccgacagcatGCTTTCTGCGGTGTCTGTAGAAGTTCGTAGGAGTCATTGGAGACCTGCCGAAttccctcagtctcctgagggAGTGGTGGCGTTGGTGTGgcttgtggtgggtgcctggaacacgctgccagagatggtggtggaagcagatacgatagtggcatttcgaAGGTATACAGGGATTGgaaggacatggatcacgtgcaggcagaggagattagtttaagtggGCATCATGTcctgcatggacattgtgggccaaagggcctgttcctgtgctgtactgttcaatgttctatcttCTCTCTTTTGAAGCTTTTGGTGATTCTTTGACCTTGGAAATCTAATATCTAATTCTAAGTAGATACAATGCATTTACTTACTTTCCATGCAGAACTTTCTTGATTATCATTGCAACAAAGACAATGAAGAGGAACACAATGACAGCGGTGAATCCAGTCAGCCAAGGTTGCCAGACTAGGAGAGTGTCTGCTTTAGCTGAACCTTTCAAATTCAACAAAGTTCAAAGATATTTTAAGATAAACTtaacaaaaagcatttcactaaACAGCTGTTCACTTTTGGCCTTTCATTGAGTACATTTTAAAGCAgtcttggtttggtttagtttagagatacagcttggaaacaggtccttcggccactgagtccgtgccgaccagcgatcacccgttcactaggtctatcctacacactaggaactatttaccaaagccaaataacctacaaagctgttggtctttggaatgtgggaggaaagcagagcattcggagaaaacacatgcggtcacaaggagaacgtacaaactccgtgcagacagcacccatcatcaGGATCAAACTAATTTATAACTGAATATGATTTTAAAGTGTTAATTTAgttttcgttttagttttagagatacagcatggaaacaagccctttggcccacagcgaccattggtcacccattcacattagcttttagttatcccactctcacatccactcCAGGAGCAATttcacagagaccaattaactgacatatccacatgtctttgggatatgggtgaAAACTGGAGGACCCTGAAGatcatgcaaaatccacacagacacaagtggtcaggatcaaacccaggcctctggcactggcactgtgaggcagcagctctaccagttgcgccactgtgccacccttattaaGAGAGAAGCTAagagtgtttattcacaaaatgctggagtaactcagcaggtcaggcaacatctcaggagagaaggaatgggcgacgcttcgggtcgagacccgaaacgtcgcccattccttctctcctgagatgctgcctgacctgctgagttatttcagcattttgtgaataaataccttcgatttgtaccagcagttattttcttacagctaaGAGTGTTTAATCatcatatgtaccagcaacagAAAAGTGAAATCCTTATTTCCTGCAGCTTTGCAGCCCCATCAAAGCAATAACACAAGAATACATGTACAATAATCCTCCCATTCCCTTCCatttatatcccttcctctgccttcacatatcactccccttctctccttatctaacaacatttttgtctcattttcagCTCTAGcatttgtcacctactccacccatctgccgttcacccctcctccctcacctgtatccacctatcacttgccaggctttgtcccacctctgcctctcttccaactttctccctgaagaagggtcccgacctgaaacgtcccctatccatgtcctatagagttactgcctgacctgcttagttactccaccaGTGTTTTCGGTTGTAAAtcattttcctaatcagatgtgcagcactttggtcaacgtgggttgtttttaaatgtgctatacaaataaaattgacttgacttgacttgacaatctgcagttccttggttctccaTATGATAAGCAATACTAAAACAAATGAAAAAATCAATAGCACTAGCTTATCAGCCCATaacagtgcaaaaccaaagtatgtAATGCAACCAAAATAAAGTCCATAGTAAATCATAGTCACATATCAAACCATGGAAAACAATTAACTTATTGAGCTATGTACGTTTGGTTGTCTCGATGAGTTGCTAgcacagagagtcatacagcataggaacagacctttcagcccaactcgttcatgccgaccaaggtacCAAATCTAAGCTACTCCCAGTTGCCTGTTTGTGGCTcaaatccctcgaaacctttccaatCGCTATAGatgtccaagtgtcttctaaatgttgttatagtacctgcctcaactatctcctctggcagcttattccgtatacccaccaccttctgagtgaaaaagttgcccctcagatttatattaaatcttgcccccctcactttaaatctatgtcctctggttcttgattgccttattcttggtaaaaaagactctgtgcattcactccatcta contains these protein-coding regions:
- the LOC144607371 gene encoding uncharacterized protein LOC144607371; its protein translation is MGLPWQPLIVLLLISTANAQSRSAKADTLLVWQPWLTGFTAVIVFLFIVFVAMIIKKVLHGKKKETDDSCLGLNTEERSKDVEMLGTNSCPAERSKKTGDSSRDLNVEERTSACEESEGISNPTDMDKMSNL